One region of Salvelinus namaycush isolate Seneca chromosome 3, SaNama_1.0, whole genome shotgun sequence genomic DNA includes:
- the LOC120044448 gene encoding cyclin-dependent kinase 5 activator 1-like — MGTVLSLSPSYRKAALFEDGPATVGHYTAVQNSKNSKDAKSLKRQSLISVLPWKRIVAVSAKRKGSKKLPPDDGQKVSTEHTITNSQKLKKSQSCANLSSFTTQEPTIAATIPTSKTVSNVAAATKKNSLTGSTGGQATNAGTPKRVIVQASTSELMRSLGEFLCRRCYRLKRLSPTDPVLWLRSVDRSLLLQGWQDQGFITPANVVFLYMLCRDVVSSEVASERELQASLLTCLYLSYSYMGNEISYPLKPFLVEAEKEAFWDRCLEIINRMSGKMLQINSDPHYFTQVFADLKNESKKEEEKTRLLIGLDR; from the coding sequence ATGGGTACTGTACTGTCCCTCTCCCCCAGCTACCGGAAGGCGGCCCTGTTCGAGGATGGCCCGGCCACTGTGGGCCATTACACGGCCGTCCAGAACAGCAAAAACTCCAAGGACGCCAAGAGCCTCAAGCGCCAGTCCCTCATCAGTGTGTTGCCATGGAAACGCATTGTGGCAGTATCTGCCAAACGGAAAGGTTCCAAAAAGCTCCCACCCGACGACGGGCAGAAGGTCAGCACTGAGCACACCATCACCAACAGCCAGAAGCTGAAGAAGTCCCAGTCCTGCGCCAACTTGTCCTCTTTCACCACGCAGGAACCCACCATAGCTGCCACCATCCCCACCTCCAAGACCGTCTCCAACGTGGCCGCAGCCACCAAGAAGAACTCGCTGACCGGTTCCACTGGGGGCCAGGCAACGAACGCGGGCACACCCAAGCGCGTGATCGTCCAGGCCTCCACCAGCGAGCTAATGCGTAGTTTGGGTGAGTTCCTGTGCCGGCGCTGCTACCGGCTGAAGCGCCTGTCGCCCACCGACCCAGTGCTGTGGCTGCGAAGCGTGGATCGCTCCCTCCTCCTCCAGGGCTGGCAGGACCAGGGCTTCATCACCCCGGCCAACGTGGTCTTCCTCTACATGCTGTGCCGTGATGTGGTCTCCTCCGAAGTGGCCAGCGAGAGGGAGCTGCAAGCCTCTCTGCTCACCTGCCTCTACCTGTCCTACTCCTATATGGGCAATGAGATCTCCTACCCACTCAAGCCCTTCCTGGTGGAGGCTGAGAAGGAGGCCTTTTGGGACCGCTGCCTGGAAATCATCAACCGCATGAGTGGCAAGATGCTGCAGATCAACTCCGACCCGCACTACTTCACCCAGGTGTTCGCCGACCTCAAAAACGAGAGcaagaaggaggaagagaagacaAGGTTGTTGATAGGCCTCGACCGATAA
- the LOC120043958 gene encoding vesicle-fusing ATPase-like — protein MAARTMQAARCPTDDLSLTNCAVVSEKDLQSGQHVTVKTTPTHKFVFTTKTHHAIVPGTIAFSLPQRKWAGLSIGQEVEVANYNFDKSQQCIGAMTIEIDFLQKKSTDTSPYDSDKMASEFIQQFNNQAFSVTQQLVFSFCDKLFGLVIKDIEAMDASILKGEPASGKKQKIDIGLLVGNSQVVFEKAESSSLTLVGKAKTKEQRQSIINPDWNFERMGIGGLDKEFSDIFRRAFASRVFPPDIVEQMGCKHVKGILLFGPPGCGKTLMARQIGKMLNSREPKIVNGPEILNKFVGESEANIRKLFADAEEEQKRLGANSGLHIIIFDELDAICKQRGTGQGSTGVHDTVVNQLLSKIDGVEQLNNILVIGMTNRPDLIDDALMRPGRFEVKMEIGLPDEKGRVQILNIHTNKMRDFGLLAPDVDVKELAAGTKNYSGAELEGLVRAAQSTAMNRHIKATATVEVDTERAEKLQVTRSDFMGSLNNDIKPAFGSNQEDYASYIMNGIIKWGDPVTCVLDDGELLVQQTKNSDRTPLVAVLLEGPPHSGKTALAAQISESSEFPFIKICSPDKMIGFSENSKCLAIKKIFEDAYKSQLSCVVVDDIERLLDYVPIGPRFSNMVLQALLVLLKKTPPKGRKLLIIGTTSRKEVLQEMEMLDAFSTTIHVPNISTGEHLVEALELLGSFTDAERVTIGQHVKGKRVWIGIKKLLMLIEMSLQMDVEYRVTKFLQLLRDEGAERTDRNDRSYKFD, from the exons ATGGCGGCCCGG ACGATGCAAGCGGCACGATGCCCGACAGATGACCTGTCGTTGACAAACTGTGCTGTGGTGAGCGAGAAGGATCTGCAGTCTGGACA ACATGTGACTGTGAAGACTACGCCAACTCACAAGTTTGTGTTCACTACAAAAACCCACCACGCCATAGTCCCTGGCACTATCGCTTTCAGTCTGccacag aggaaaTGGGCCGGTCTGTCCATTGGACAGGAGGTGGAAG TGGCCAACTACAACTTTGACAAGTCCCAGCAGTGCATCGGTGCCATGACTATAGAGATTGACTTCCTCCAGAAGAAGAGCACGGACACCAGCCCCTACGACTCAGACAAGATGGCCAGCGAGTTCATCCAGCAGTTCAACAACCAGGCCTTCTCTGTCACCCAGCAG ttgGTGTTTAGTTTCTGCGACAAGCTCTTTGGGCTGGTGATCAAAGACATTGAGGCCATGGACGCCAGCATCCTCAAGGGAGAGCCAGCATCAGGCAAGAAGCAGAAG ATTGACATTGGCCTGCTGGTGgggaacagccaggtggttttcGAGAAAGCAGAGAGCTCCTCCCTCACGTTAGTTG GCaaggccaagaccaaagagcagCGTCAGTCCATCATCAACCCGGACTGGAACTTTGAGCGCATGGGCATTGGTGGTCTGGACAAGGAGTTCTCCGACATCTTCCGCCGAGCCTTCGCCTCTCGTGTCTTTCCTCCTGACATCGTGGAACAGATGG GTTGTAAGCACGTGAAGGGAATCCTTCTCTTCGGGCCTCCTGGTTGTGGAAAGACTCTGATGGCCAGGCAGATTGGCAAGATGCTCAACTCCCGCGAGCCCAAGATCGTCAACGGCCCTGAGATCCTCAACAAGTTTGTGGGAGAGTCTGAGGCCAACATCCGCAAGCTCTTCGCAGATGCAGAAGAGGAGCAGAAGAGG CTGGGTGCTAACAGTGGTCTGCACATAATCATCTTCGATGAGCTGGATGCCATCTGTAAGCAGAGAGGTACTGGGCAGGGCAGTACAGGAGTCCACGACACGGTGGTCAACCAGCTGCTGTCCAAGATAGACGGAGTAGAGCAGCTCAACAACATCTTGGTCATAG GGATGACCAACAGGCCTGACCTGATAGATGATGCCCTGATGAGGCCTGGCAGGTTTGAGGTCAAGATGGAGATCG gtcTTCCGGATGAGAAGGGGCGTGTTCAGATTCTCAACATTCACACTAATAAGATGCGTGACTTCGGCCTGCTGGCTCCTGATGTGGACGTGAAGGAGCTGGCTGCCGGAACCAAGAACTACAGTGGTGCTGAACTGGAGGGGCTGGTCAGAGCTGCCCAATCAACAGCCATGAACCGCCACATTAAG GCCACAGCCACAGTGGAGGTGGACACAGAGAGAGCCGAGAAGCTGCAGGTCACCAGAAGCGACTTCATGGGCTCCCTGAACAACGACATTAAACCA GCATTTGGTTCCAACCAGGAGGACTACGCCAGCTACATCATGAACGGCATCATCAAGTGGGGCGACCCGGTGACCTGTGTGCTGGATGACGGGGAGCTGCTGGTGCAGCAGACCAAGAACAGCGACCGCACACCGCTGGTGGCCGTGCTACTGGAGG GACCCCCTCACAGTGGAAAGACGGCCCTGGCTGCCCAAATCTCGGAGAGCTCAGAGTTCCCCTTCATCAAGATCTGTTCCCCGGACAAGATGATCGGTTTCTCCGAAAACTCCAAGTGCCTGGCTATCAAGAAG ATCTTCGAGGATGCCTACAAGTCTCAGCTGAGCTGTGTGGTGGTGGATGACATTGAACGTCTCCTAG ACTACGTCCCCATTGGACCTCGCTTCTCCAACATGGTTCTCCAGGCCCTGCTGGTGCTGCTGAAGAAGACTCCTCCGAAA GGCCGTAAGCTGTTGATCATCGGAACCACCAGCCGTAAGGAGGTGCTGCAGGAGATGGAGATGCTGGACGCCTTCAGTACCACCATCCACGTCCCCAACATCTCTACTGGAGAACACCTGGTGGAAGCCCTAgag CTACTGGGAAGCTTCACGGACGCAGAGCGGGTCACCATCGGCCAGCACGTCAAGGGAAAGAGGGTCTGGATTGGCATCAAGAAGCTCCTGATGCTCATCGAAATGTCTCTGCAG ATGGATGTGGAGTACAGAGTCACTAAGTTCCTGCAGCTTCTTAGAGACGAGGGGGC TGAACGCACCGACCGCAATGACCGCAGCTACAAGTTCGACTAG